Genomic segment of Candidatus Polarisedimenticolia bacterium:
ATAACCTGGTGACAGACTACGTCCTGCGCCATCCGTCCGAGCACCCGTCGCTGCGGCACCTCGGCCGCAGGCTCCCGGAGTTCATCAAGAATCACGAACCCGCAGCCGGCTTCCCATTCCTGGCCGACCTGGCCCGCCTCGAATGGACCCGCGCCGATCTCTTCGACGCCGCCGACGCGCCGCCGCTGTCGCGCTCGGCGCTCGCGCGTCTGCCGCAGGAGAGCGCCGGCGAAGCGCGCTTCCGGTTCATCCCCGCCTTCGCGCTCCTGCGCTTCGATCACGACGTCGTGCGCTACTGGCGCGCCCTGGACGAAGCCGGGGCCGGGACGGACGCAGCCGCCTCAGGCCGCATCACTCTCCCTCACCCGGTCCGCAGGAGGACCGCGGCCCGCGTCTGGCGCAAGGACCTGGTCGTGTACCATGCCGGCCTCGACGAGGAGGAGGCGCATGCCCTGGAGCTGGCCCTCCAGGGGGAAACGCTCGGGCGGATCTGCCAGGTGCTCGCGGCCGGCCGCAGCGCCGCGCAGGCCACCGAGAGAGCCGGAAGGACGATTCAGGCGTGGATCGAGGACGGCATCCTGGCCGAAATCGGGCCGGGCTCTTCCCTTTGAGGTGACCCGATGAATTCCGCGGAGGCCGCGCCGTGTCGCGAGCGTGGAGGGATGGTCTGCCGATTGTGGACGACGATGGTGGCGCTGTCCCTTCTGCCGGCGGCCGCATGGGCCGCGGGAAAGGCTGAGGCTCCCGTGACCCGCGCCGAGGACATCGTCGACGAAATCCACGGGACCCGGGTCGCCGATCCGTACCGCTGGCTGGAGGACGGCCGGGGCGAGGAGGTGCGCCTCTGGGTCGAGGCGCAGAACGCCTACACACGCTCGTTTCTCGACGCCCGGCCGGGACGCGAAGCCGTGCGCAACCGCCTGACCAGCCTCCTGTCGATCGGCACGCTGACCTCCCCCGTGCCCCGAAGCGGCCGCTACTTCTACACGCGCCGCGAAGGGAGCCAGAACCAGCCGATTCTCTACGTCCGGGACAGCGTGAAGGGAAAGGACCGCGTCCTCCTCGATCCGAACGGGCTGAGCGCCGACGGGACCGCGGCGATCGACTGGTGGTACCCGACCGAGGACGGCAGGCTCCTGGCCTACGGGGTGTCGACGAGCGGCGACGAGAAGAGCACCCTGCGCATCATCGAGGTGGCGACGGGCAGGGAGCTGGGCGACGTCATCCCGAACACGCGCTACTGCGCCCTGGGGTGGCTACCCGACAACAGCGGCTTCTACTACACCCGCTATCCGGCGGCCGGCGAGGTGCCGCCCGGCCAGGAGAACTACAACCGCCACGTCTTCTTCCACCGCCTCGGGAGCGACTGGACGAAAGACCCCAAGGTCTTCGGCGAGACGCGGCGGCCGGAGGAGATCATCGAGCTGAACGTCTCGCCGGACGGCGCCTGGATGACGCTCTGGGTGCTCGAGGGCTGGTCGCGATCGGACCTGTACGTCAAGGACCTGAGGCAGGAGGGCTCGCCCATCGTCCCGGTGGCCGAGGGGATCGACGCCCTCTTCCAGGGGGAGGTCGTGGAGGGCACGCTCTATCTCCTGACGAACTGGGAGGCGCCGCGCTACCGCCTGTTCGCCGTCGACCCGAAGCGGCCGCAGCGCGAGAACTGGCGGCTCCTGATCCCGGAAAGCGACGCGGTCCTGTCGGAGGCGCACTACGCCTCGGGACGGATCGTGGCGCTCTATCTCAAGGACGCCTCGTCGCGCCTGGCCGTGCACGGCGCGGCCGACGGCAAGAAGCTCAAGGACATCGCGCTGCCGACCCTCGGATCGATCGAAGGGGTGGGGGCGCAGCACAACGGCGAGGAGGCGTTCTTCGAATTCGATTCCTTCACCGTGCCGCCGTCGGTCTTCCGAATCGATCTCAAGACCGGCGCCGCGACCCCGTGGGAAGGGGTGAAGGCGGATCTCGACCTGAAGGCCTTCGAGGTCGAGCAGGTCTTCTACCCGTCGAAGGACGGCACGAAGATCTCGATGTTCCTGGTGCACCGCAAGGGGCTCCGCCGGGACGGCCGGAACGCCGTGGTCCTGTATGGCTACGGCGGCTTCAACATCAGCATGACGCCGTCCTTCTCGCGCGCCCTCGTCCTGTGGCTCGAGCGCGGCGGCGTGTACGCGGTGGCCAACCTGCGCGGCGGCGGCGAGTACGGCGAGGAGTGGCACCGGGCCGGCATGCTCGATCGCAAGCAGAATGTCTTCGACGACTACCTGGCCGCGGCCCAGTGGTTGATCGCGAAGAAGTACACCGGGGCGGACCGGCTGGGAATCTATGGCGGCAGCAACGGCGGGCTCCTGGTCGGCGCCGCGCTGACCCAGAAGCCGGAGCTGTTCAGGGCCGTGGTGTGCGCCGTGCCGCTCCTCGACATGGTGCGCTACCACAACTTCCAGATCGCCAAGCTCTGGGTCCCGGAGTACGGGTCGGCCGAGGACGCGGCGCAGTTCCGCTTCCTGTACGCCTACTCGCCGTACCACAGGGTCAGGGAGAAGACCGCCTACCCGGCCGTCCTTCTGACGACCGCCGAGAGCGACAGTCGCGTGGACCCGATGCACGCCCGGAAGATGGCGGCGCTCCTTCAGAAGTCGACCTCCTCCGGCCGCCCGATCCTGCTGCGCACCGAGACCAAGGCCGGGCACGGCATCGGCAAGCCTTTGACCAAGCAGATCGACGAGGCGACCGACACCTGGTCGTTCCTCATGTGGCAGCTCGGGCTCGAAGGGGCGGCCGCCCGGCAGGAGCCCGCCCCCGCCGCCCGCTAGGAGCCTGTCCCAAGACTCGGACCGCCCCTGACCGGCCCGAAGCGGGCGCTGTGCTAAGATTTCGGGCATGTCGGCCCATCATTCCGTCTGCCCGCTCGACTGCCCCGACCGCTGCAGCCTCGAGGTGACACTCGAGAACGGTCGCGTGGCCGCGATCACCGGCAGCCGCGTCAACCCGCTCACCGACGGCTTCATCTGCGCCAAGGTGCGCGACTTTCCGCAGCGCGTCTACGGCAAGGACCGCCTGCTCTACCCGATGCGCCGCGTGGGGGCGAAAGGGGAGGGGCGCTTCGAGCGCGTCTCGTGGGACGAGGCGACGGCCGCCATCGCCTCGACCTTCAAGGCCATCCTGAAGGAGCACGGCGGCGAGGCGATCCTGCCGTTCTTCTACGGCGGGTCGAACGGCCTCCTGACCCAGGGGATGTCCGACGAGCGGCTGTTCCGCTCGATCGGCGCGTCGCGCCTGGCGCGCACCGTGTGCGCCGCGCCGACCGCGGCCGCCTCCGACGCCCTGTACGGCAAGATGGCGAGCGTCGACTTCACGGACTTCGCGAAATCCCGCTTCATCATCATCTGGGGCGCCAACCCGAAACACAGCAACATCCATCTCATGCCGTACCTGAAGGCGGCCCGCGAGGCGGGCGGCCGGGTCGCCCTGATCGATCCGCGCCTGACGATGTCGGGCCAGTACGTCGACCTGCACCTGCCGGTCTTCCCGGGGACCGACGGCGCCGTCGCCCTGGCGATGATCGGCCACCTGGAGAGGATCGGCGCGGTCGATCGGACGTTCCTGGAGAGGCACACGACCGGATGGGAGAAGCTCCTCGAACGGGCGCGCGCCTGGACGCTCGAACGGGCCGCCTCCGTGGCGCGCGTCGAGGCGCGGGACATCGCGACGATCGCCGAGGCCTACGCCGCGGCAGACCCGGCGCTGATCCGCTGCGGCTGGGGGCTCGAGCGCAATCGCAACGGCGAGCCGGCGGTCGCCGCCGTTCTCGCCCTGCCTGCGATCGCGGGGAAGTTCGGCCGGCCGGGCGGAGGTTACGCCCTGACATCCTCCCCGGCCTACCAGGTCGACGACGATCGCCTCGCCGGCGTGCCCGAGGCGAAGACGCGCATCATCAACATGAACCGGCTCGGGCGCGTCCTCCTGGAAGAGACCCGCCCGCCGGTCAAGGCGCTGTTCGTCTACAACTGCAACCCGCTGGTCACGGTCCCCGATCAGAACCGCATCCGCCAGGGCCTGCTGCGCGACGACCTGTTCACGGTGGTGTTCGACCAGGTGACCACCGACACCGCGCTCTACGCCGACATCCTGCTGCCGGCCACGACCTTCCTCGAGCACACCGAGCTGTCGACGTCGTACGGCACCTACGGCGTGATGCTGGGGGACCCCCTCATCGAGCCGGTCGGCGAGGCGAGGCCCAACGAGGAGGTCTTCGGCCTGATCCTGGATCGCCTGGGGGTCGACGGCCGGCGGCCGGTCGGCGACGCGCTCCTGCGCGAGGCGCTGGCGGCCATCGGCGGGCCGCTCAGGGAGACCGGCGGGCCGCTCAAGACGCAGGCCGGCGGGTCCGACGGGGAACCGGCCGCCGCGACCGGCGCCGAGAGGCTCGCGGCGCTGCGACGCGATCGCTTCCTGCCGTTCGACTTTCCCGGGCCGCTGCCGATCCAGTTCAAGACCGCCTTCCCGCGAACGCCCGGGCGGAAGGCCGACCTCTGGCCGGCGGCCCTGGGGGAGGATCCGTACGTGGTCCGCGACGATCCCGGAAGCGAGCGCTACCCGCTGGCGCTCATCTCGCCCGCGACCGACAAGACCATCTCCTCGACGCTCGGCGAGTTCAACCACCGGGACGTCAGGCTCGAGATGCACCCGCAGGACGCCGCCGCCCGCCGCCTCGCCGACGGCCAGGCGGTCCGCGCGCACAATCCCCTGGGAGAGGTGCGCGTCCGCCTGCGGATCAATCCCGACGTGCGGCCGGGCGTCGTCTTCCTGCCGAAGGGGATCTGGAACCGGCACACGCTGAACGGACGCGTCGGCACCGCCCTGGTGCCCGACGACGTGTCCGCCGTGTCCGGCGGGGCCTGCTTCAACGACGCCCGCATCGAGGTCGGCCCCGCCTGAAGGCCCGTGCTATGCTCCGCCCCTTCATCGCCGCGCGGCCCCGTCGAGGCCGGCGGGATCGGAAAGGAGGGCCTGGCATGAAACTCGGGTGGAAGGTCGGGACGCTGGCGGCGCTTCTGGCGATCGGCTGCTCCAGGACTCCGAAGGAACCCGCGAAGCCCCCCGTACCGCAGGGAGAGAGCTTCACCTCGGGCGAGTACACGACGACCCTGCCGCTCGGCCTGCAGGCCGCGGCCGCCTACGTCCCCGAGAACAACCCGATCTCCGAGGCCAAGATCGACCTGGGCCGGAAGCTCTATTTCGACGCCCGCCTGAGCAAGGACGGAACCGTGTCGTGCGCCACCTGCCACGACCCCGACAGGGGATTCTCCGACGCCCGCCCCACGTCGCTGGGCATCGGGCGCCAGGCCGGCTCGCGCAACGCGCCGACCGTCATCAACCGGTTGTTCAGCCAGGAGCAGTTCTGGGACGGCCGCGCCGCCGACCTCGAAGCGCAGGCGCTCGGCCCGATCCAGAACCCGATCGAGATGGGACACACGCTCCCCGAGATGATCTCGAATCTCAAGGCCCTCGCCGGGTACGCTCCGGCGTTCCAGGCCGCCTTCTCCACACCCGACATCACGGAGGGCCGCGTCGCGCAGGCGATCGCAACGTACGAGCGCACGGTCCTCGCCGGCAACTCCCCGTTCGATCGCTATCAGGCGGGCGAGAAGTCCATGCTGAGCGAATCGGCGGTGCGCGGCATGACGCTGTTCAACGACGCCCAGAAGGCCAACTGCGTCACCTGCCACGCCGGATTCAACTTCACCGACGAGTCGTACCACAACCTCGGCGTCGGCATGGAGAAGCCGAATCCCGACTGGGGCCGCTTCGGCGTGACCAAGAAGGAGTTCGACAAGGGGGCCTTCAAGACCCCGACGCTGCGCAACGTCACCCAGAGCGGCCCCTACATGCACGACGGCAGCGAGGCGACGCTCCTGGACGTGGTGAGGTTCTACGACCGGGGCGGATTCAAGAACCAGTGGCTGTCCAAGGAGATCAAGCCGCTGAACCTGACCGACCAGGACCGGGCCGACCTGGTCGCCTTCCTCGAGTCGCTCAGCGGCGACGTGCGCGGGATCGAGAAGCCGACGCTGCCGTGAACTCTAGCGCCGTGAGTGCATTCCCTCGAGATTCTTCCTCGCCTGCTCGAACCCGGGCTCGAACGTGAGTGCCTCCTGGAAGTCCTGCAGCGCCCTCTTGCGCCTACCCAGCTTGAGGTACGCCAGCCCGCGGTTGTTGAGCGCCCACACATCGGTCGGGTAGAGGCGGAGCGATTTCGAGAAGAACCGGGCGGCTCGGCGGCACTCGCCGGCTCGAAGCAGATCGTTGCCGTAGTTGTACCAAGCCGCCGGCAGCCGCGGGTCCAGGTCGAGCGCCCGTCCGTACTCGATGGCCGCCTTCTCGAAGTTCTTTCTCTCCGAGTGGACAACCCCGAGATTGTTGTGAACCTGCGCCAGGAACTCGTCCGACGTCAGGTTGCGCATGAACACTCCGCGGCGAATGGACTTCTCGGGGATTCGCTGCTCGCGGATGTACTGCTCGTCGGTGATGCTGGCCCCCTGCTGCAGAGTCTCGATGTTGATGCGCGGGCCCAAGACCCCATAGGCGCGCGACGAAGCCTGGCGGACCAGATGGCTCGAGTGCCGCCAGAGGTGAGAAAGGCCATTCCGGGCTTGGTCAAAGCGAGCAATTCGCCCTCCGGAAAAGATACGAAGGGTAGGCACCACGAAGAGACCTTGGTGTGGGGCAGAGACGCTTCGGAGAAAGTGGTGGTTTCCATCTGCGTTCCCGGGCCCTACTCTCCCCCAGGATCCGACGTTGCAGAGACAGACTTTACTCCAGCCGATCCAAGCATACAGAAGCAGTTGAGGTCCATCGAAGGTATGGTATACGTTCATCCAGAGGGCGACAGCAAGGAACACTTCGACCAGTTCCCGTCGCAACACGATATCGACGTCGCTCAACCCTCACCCATCATCAATATGGTCGTGGGAGCTTACAGTCGCAGAGCTTATTTTTATGACAAGCAAGGGAACATAGGAGACGTCAAGCTTAAGGAAATTGCGCCATGAGAACTGACAGAACACAAGGGTGGGAGTTATCGACACGAGGTATCATGACCGTGAGCCTTGTTGTCCTGGCGCTCGTATCGACAATGTTGGCGACGGAGAAAAGGAAGCGGTTGCCTCAAGTCACCAGCGCTCAAGTGCCCTTCTATCCTGAAGTGCCCCAAAAGGCTCATATTGAAGGGGTCATTCAATTGCGCATTGTGACGGACGGAAGACGAGCGTCATCAATAGATGTTGTGGACGGACAACCGATGTTGGCGCGGGTGGCGATCGATAATGTCAAGACTTGGGAGTTCGAGCAACACCGGCCGGCGACATTTGAGACGATCTTCCGGTACAGCCTATTGCCAGCGGAGTGCGATGCTTCGTGCAACTGTGACAGCTTAGAGGCACCCTTCGTGCGCCTACGTTTGCCCGGTGAGGTGGAGGTTAACGCCCCAGAGGTGTTGACTTGCGACCCTAAATCAAAGCTGGAGCCTAAATAACCGCTATCCCTGCTGCGGAAGTGGGCGACTGATCGACCATCGATTGGCATCTGGTGTAGTGGTCCACCGAGAGTTGGTGGGGCTTTTCGCCACGTTGCCGTCAGCTCTCATGAGGGATGGGTGGCGGCAATTGGGGGTGTGGTTTGTACGGCCGGGCGGGCGAGGAGCTTGACGGGACT
This window contains:
- a CDS encoding DNA-binding domain-containing protein: MKADGPLDLKATQELFWALITAPEGVRAVIDDPSGRGSIDRASVDALFAGDEGLPAIERLDIYANMYFFRLLDCLAEDFPKVRAALGPERFHNLVTDYVLRHPSEHPSLRHLGRRLPEFIKNHEPAAGFPFLADLARLEWTRADLFDAADAPPLSRSALARLPQESAGEARFRFIPAFALLRFDHDVVRYWRALDEAGAGTDAAASGRITLPHPVRRRTAARVWRKDLVVYHAGLDEEEAHALELALQGETLGRICQVLAAGRSAAQATERAGRTIQAWIEDGILAEIGPGSSL
- a CDS encoding prolyl oligopeptidase family serine peptidase, giving the protein MTRAEDIVDEIHGTRVADPYRWLEDGRGEEVRLWVEAQNAYTRSFLDARPGREAVRNRLTSLLSIGTLTSPVPRSGRYFYTRREGSQNQPILYVRDSVKGKDRVLLDPNGLSADGTAAIDWWYPTEDGRLLAYGVSTSGDEKSTLRIIEVATGRELGDVIPNTRYCALGWLPDNSGFYYTRYPAAGEVPPGQENYNRHVFFHRLGSDWTKDPKVFGETRRPEEIIELNVSPDGAWMTLWVLEGWSRSDLYVKDLRQEGSPIVPVAEGIDALFQGEVVEGTLYLLTNWEAPRYRLFAVDPKRPQRENWRLLIPESDAVLSEAHYASGRIVALYLKDASSRLAVHGAADGKKLKDIALPTLGSIEGVGAQHNGEEAFFEFDSFTVPPSVFRIDLKTGAATPWEGVKADLDLKAFEVEQVFYPSKDGTKISMFLVHRKGLRRDGRNAVVLYGYGGFNISMTPSFSRALVLWLERGGVYAVANLRGGGEYGEEWHRAGMLDRKQNVFDDYLAAAQWLIAKKYTGADRLGIYGGSNGGLLVGAALTQKPELFRAVVCAVPLLDMVRYHNFQIAKLWVPEYGSAEDAAQFRFLYAYSPYHRVREKTAYPAVLLTTAESDSRVDPMHARKMAALLQKSTSSGRPILLRTETKAGHGIGKPLTKQIDEATDTWSFLMWQLGLEGAAARQEPAPAAR
- a CDS encoding molybdopterin-dependent oxidoreductase, with the protein product MSAHHSVCPLDCPDRCSLEVTLENGRVAAITGSRVNPLTDGFICAKVRDFPQRVYGKDRLLYPMRRVGAKGEGRFERVSWDEATAAIASTFKAILKEHGGEAILPFFYGGSNGLLTQGMSDERLFRSIGASRLARTVCAAPTAAASDALYGKMASVDFTDFAKSRFIIIWGANPKHSNIHLMPYLKAAREAGGRVALIDPRLTMSGQYVDLHLPVFPGTDGAVALAMIGHLERIGAVDRTFLERHTTGWEKLLERARAWTLERAASVARVEARDIATIAEAYAAADPALIRCGWGLERNRNGEPAVAAVLALPAIAGKFGRPGGGYALTSSPAYQVDDDRLAGVPEAKTRIINMNRLGRVLLEETRPPVKALFVYNCNPLVTVPDQNRIRQGLLRDDLFTVVFDQVTTDTALYADILLPATTFLEHTELSTSYGTYGVMLGDPLIEPVGEARPNEEVFGLILDRLGVDGRRPVGDALLREALAAIGGPLRETGGPLKTQAGGSDGEPAAATGAERLAALRRDRFLPFDFPGPLPIQFKTAFPRTPGRKADLWPAALGEDPYVVRDDPGSERYPLALISPATDKTISSTLGEFNHRDVRLEMHPQDAAARRLADGQAVRAHNPLGEVRVRLRINPDVRPGVVFLPKGIWNRHTLNGRVGTALVPDDVSAVSGGACFNDARIEVGPA
- a CDS encoding cytochrome c peroxidase, producing MKLGWKVGTLAALLAIGCSRTPKEPAKPPVPQGESFTSGEYTTTLPLGLQAAAAYVPENNPISEAKIDLGRKLYFDARLSKDGTVSCATCHDPDRGFSDARPTSLGIGRQAGSRNAPTVINRLFSQEQFWDGRAADLEAQALGPIQNPIEMGHTLPEMISNLKALAGYAPAFQAAFSTPDITEGRVAQAIATYERTVLAGNSPFDRYQAGEKSMLSESAVRGMTLFNDAQKANCVTCHAGFNFTDESYHNLGVGMEKPNPDWGRFGVTKKEFDKGAFKTPTLRNVTQSGPYMHDGSEATLLDVVRFYDRGGFKNQWLSKEIKPLNLTDQDRADLVAFLESLSGDVRGIEKPTLP
- a CDS encoding tetratricopeptide repeat protein, whose product is MGPRINIETLQQGASITDEQYIREQRIPEKSIRRGVFMRNLTSDEFLAQVHNNLGVVHSERKNFEKAAIEYGRALDLDPRLPAAWYNYGNDLLRAGECRRAARFFSKSLRLYPTDVWALNNRGLAYLKLGRRKRALQDFQEALTFEPGFEQARKNLEGMHSRR